A DNA window from Aureibaculum sp. 2308TA14-22 contains the following coding sequences:
- a CDS encoding conjugal transfer protein TraK, which translates to MRTPYKNIYTLLKKNRFIVLSVVIGSASIAVVAIFMVAHIYKQSINNAFMVNTDGQVIPLQLVSQKENLEVEAKAHLELFHTYFYNIDASNYEKNLAKAIWLGDSTVDAIYRQKKSDGVYNRLLQYSLVQRVIQIESKVELQKEPYRFQCTVLFEINRGSVIDSYELTTTGSLIHVERNFPNNTHGLLITNFFEKTLKKSESPK; encoded by the coding sequence ATGAGAACACCTTATAAAAATATTTACACTTTGTTAAAAAAAAACCGATTTATCGTTCTGTCGGTGGTGATCGGATCCGCCAGCATAGCGGTCGTAGCTATATTTATGGTAGCCCATATCTATAAGCAATCCATAAACAATGCCTTTATGGTCAATACCGATGGCCAAGTCATTCCCTTGCAATTGGTTTCCCAAAAAGAAAACCTGGAAGTAGAAGCCAAGGCCCATTTGGAATTGTTCCATACCTATTTCTATAATATAGATGCCAGTAACTATGAGAAGAACTTGGCAAAAGCAATCTGGTTGGGGGATAGTACCGTAGATGCGATCTATCGGCAAAAAAAGTCGGATGGGGTATATAACCGATTGTTACAATATTCTTTGGTACAACGGGTTATCCAAATTGAATCCAAGGTAGAATTACAAAAAGAACCCTACCGTTTTCAGTGTACTGTTTTATTTGAAATTAACCGAGGGTCGGTAATCGATTCATATGAACTGACCACTACTGGAAGTTTAATTCATGTAGAGCGTAATTTTCCGAACAATACACATGGGTTGTTAATCACCAATTTTTTCGAAAAAACCTTAAAAAAGAGTGAAAGTCCAAAATAA
- a CDS encoding conjugal transfer protein gives MNNTIKKILLATLFILLQNARGACQGEPVYDHTNYVQLGKALTEAGKQTDKLIKTVEFLKKQKENIEKVSNVIKQLKAVKELAKNNERLFNVVKDDLRAILDSPYIKPEEIERISNSFNAIIDNAVKDVKFISEILSSDNLKMTDAERLEMIKAKEKQSNEMVAEINQKTRLYREIVAFREMQDKINNREAKH, from the coding sequence ATGAACAATACAATTAAAAAAATCCTCTTAGCGACATTATTCATCCTTTTACAAAATGCACGCGGTGCGTGCCAGGGTGAGCCTGTTTACGACCATACCAACTATGTTCAATTAGGAAAAGCCTTGACGGAAGCAGGAAAGCAAACCGATAAACTGATAAAGACGGTAGAGTTTCTCAAGAAACAAAAAGAAAATATAGAAAAGGTAAGCAATGTCATCAAACAGCTAAAAGCTGTAAAAGAATTAGCAAAGAACAATGAACGCTTGTTTAATGTGGTAAAAGATGATTTGAGAGCTATTTTGGATTCTCCTTATATCAAACCTGAAGAAATCGAACGGATTAGTAATTCCTTTAACGCAATTATTGATAATGCCGTAAAGGATGTCAAGTTTATTAGTGAAATATTATCAAGTGATAACCTAAAAATGACTGATGCAGAACGCTTGGAAATGATAAAGGCTAAAGAAAAGCAATCCAATGAAATGGTAGCCGAAATCAATCAAAAAACCAGATTGTATAGAGAGATTGTTGCCTTTCGGGAAATGCAAGATAAAATCAATAACAGAGAAGCCAAACATTAA
- a CDS encoding TraG family conjugative transposon ATPase, translating into MKKINLSAYHPIIDIQGHVVFANNGNVILCYKTSLPEVYSLSEKDFEELHGTWFQAFKSLPTSTVVHKQDIYQKSNYKAAMLPNQSFLEKATNDYFKGREYLKHNCYLFFILPYNKALNASKYTNPFRSVEKSIHTELDHTVQAFISAVNDTVSFINNSRKVSLLQLNQNEILSLTDTYFNGFNQDFDTDILLNNSDIEIGNNHFDVLAVNSELCFGDAVQSSKPDDKFTSNDFIFHQGFIDGLGLGIDENHIVNQILYLDDKHKWRKLLERKIEELKKSINFGTQNRVVLKKIEHILSQINEDETSQIIRGHLNIIFWSCEPQRLGNIASNIKAEFKELDIIPYYPKGEERKHYFVNSYCCFASNFSNEDVYVTDLKHALCLYINNTNYQSDATGVIFNDRQHNIPVLKDVWDEQKKRIKARNFAIFAPTGEGKSFLANNILRQYFESGTRVVIIDLGGSYAKFAKLYPNDHVILRYEHGKNLGINPFYMPKSANGIVAPDRLEDLAVFLLELLASRKEASKAQSVALKKVLQYYYQNSVKDTHSLASLYAFVEAQKNVLLKTLNIHERHLNLNDFLHILSEYVGNGLYSFLFNVNKDQTYRIEDKRLIVFELDEVKDNKEILSVMLKLIKSAIQRTIWQNKAEKGIILFDEFAKQLKFENVLESVEYYYQAIRKQNGAIGIILQSINQLPNNATSASILENTQVIYSLYNEKGYGELQKRLNLSSHDLNQLKSIRNNLTGDRKYTEIFIKIGKESNIFRLEVPPEVYAAYLTDGVENEAIKDIYNETNDMEKAITKFLQHRH; encoded by the coding sequence ATGAAAAAAATAAATCTCTCTGCATACCATCCCATAATTGATATCCAAGGTCATGTCGTTTTCGCTAATAATGGAAATGTCATTCTATGTTATAAAACATCACTCCCAGAAGTTTATTCACTTTCTGAAAAAGACTTTGAAGAATTGCATGGCACATGGTTTCAAGCTTTTAAATCATTGCCAACAAGCACCGTTGTCCATAAACAAGATATTTACCAAAAAAGTAACTATAAAGCAGCAATGCTGCCAAATCAAAGCTTTTTGGAGAAAGCGACCAATGACTATTTTAAAGGAAGGGAATATCTAAAGCATAATTGCTATCTATTTTTTATACTACCATATAACAAAGCTCTAAATGCTTCAAAATATACCAATCCTTTTCGAAGTGTAGAAAAAAGCATCCATACCGAACTCGACCATACTGTACAAGCTTTTATATCAGCGGTCAATGATACCGTTTCTTTTATAAACAATAGCAGAAAGGTTTCTTTGCTACAATTAAACCAAAACGAAATCTTATCATTAACCGACACCTATTTTAATGGTTTTAATCAAGATTTTGATACAGATATTTTATTGAACAATTCGGATATTGAAATCGGTAATAACCATTTTGATGTATTAGCAGTTAATAGCGAACTGTGTTTTGGAGATGCTGTACAAAGCAGCAAACCCGATGACAAGTTTACTTCCAACGATTTTATATTCCACCAAGGTTTTATTGATGGTTTGGGATTGGGTATCGATGAAAATCATATTGTCAATCAAATCCTCTATTTGGATGATAAACACAAATGGAGAAAACTGCTCGAAAGGAAAATTGAAGAATTAAAGAAGAGCATCAATTTTGGCACCCAAAACCGCGTAGTTCTCAAAAAGATTGAACATATCCTAAGTCAAATCAATGAAGATGAAACTTCACAAATCATCAGAGGGCATCTCAACATCATTTTCTGGTCCTGCGAGCCGCAGAGGCTAGGTAATATTGCCTCGAATATTAAAGCGGAGTTTAAGGAACTGGATATAATACCCTATTATCCAAAAGGTGAAGAACGCAAACATTATTTTGTCAATAGCTATTGTTGTTTTGCTTCCAATTTTTCCAATGAAGATGTCTATGTAACCGATTTAAAACATGCCTTGTGTTTATATATAAACAATACCAACTATCAATCAGATGCTACTGGTGTCATTTTTAATGATAGGCAGCATAACATTCCTGTACTCAAAGATGTCTGGGATGAACAAAAGAAACGTATCAAGGCACGAAATTTTGCCATATTTGCTCCGACTGGAGAAGGGAAATCTTTTTTAGCCAATAATATTTTACGCCAGTATTTCGAAAGTGGTACACGAGTTGTCATTATTGACTTGGGCGGATCCTACGCCAAATTTGCAAAACTTTATCCCAATGACCATGTGATACTTCGTTATGAGCATGGTAAAAACTTGGGAATCAATCCATTTTATATGCCCAAAAGTGCCAACGGTATTGTGGCCCCGGATCGATTGGAAGATTTGGCTGTCTTTTTGTTGGAACTGTTGGCCTCTAGAAAAGAAGCATCCAAGGCACAGTCCGTAGCCTTAAAAAAGGTATTACAATATTACTATCAAAATAGTGTCAAAGACACCCATTCGTTGGCTTCACTATATGCTTTTGTTGAAGCTCAAAAGAATGTATTGTTAAAGACGCTTAACATTCACGAACGTCATTTGAATCTCAATGATTTCCTACATATCCTGTCTGAATATGTAGGTAACGGATTGTATAGTTTTCTTTTCAATGTAAACAAAGACCAGACTTATAGAATTGAAGATAAACGCCTAATAGTATTTGAACTGGACGAAGTCAAGGACAACAAAGAAATATTATCGGTGATGCTGAAACTGATTAAATCTGCCATCCAACGTACCATTTGGCAAAATAAAGCCGAAAAAGGGATTATTCTTTTTGATGAATTTGCTAAACAACTCAAATTTGAAAATGTTTTGGAAAGTGTTGAATATTACTACCAAGCCATCCGTAAACAAAATGGGGCAATTGGTATTATCCTGCAATCCATCAACCAATTACCGAACAATGCTACTTCGGCTAGTATTCTGGAGAATACACAGGTCATATACAGTCTGTACAATGAAAAAGGTTACGGCGAACTCCAAAAAAGGTTAAATCTGTCCTCACATGATCTTAACCAATTGAAGTCCATTCGGAACAACCTAACTGGCGATAGGAAGTATACAGAAATCTTTATCAAAATAGGGAAGGAGAGCAATATTTTCAGATTGGAAGTACCACCAGAAGTCTATGCCGCCTATCTGACCGATGGTGTGGAAAACGAGGCCATAAAGGACATTTATAATGAGACCAATGATATGGAAAAGGCCATCACTAAATTTCTCCAGCACCGTCATTGA
- a CDS encoding N-acetylmuramoyl-L-alanine amidase family protein: MKSVMLITVKNWKGIRLKNVVLRLRSAQVLLLLVLKMCFVFGQNEGSKKVIVIDPGHGGNDSGAIGINSILEKDVVLNIAKEIIRLNETLFESEFDIYLTRYKDTLISLGDRTRLARTLKADVFLSLHCNASMVMSKGMEVYVHHSDKPLTKSSIGLGLSVLNESTEKLGFKKRGVKFANFQVLRETVAFCPSILIETGFLTNNDEADYFQETKNIRAMALSILIGMYNYLNI; the protein is encoded by the coding sequence ATGAAAAGTGTTATGTTGATAACTGTAAAAAATTGGAAGGGTATAAGGCTAAAAAACGTCGTACTTCGACTTCGCTCAGCACAAGTTTTGTTGTTATTGGTTCTCAAAATGTGTTTTGTTTTTGGACAAAATGAAGGGTCTAAAAAAGTCATTGTTATTGATCCTGGACATGGTGGAAATGATTCTGGGGCAATTGGCATAAACAGTATTTTAGAAAAGGATGTGGTTTTGAATATTGCTAAGGAAATTATCAGACTTAACGAAACGCTCTTTGAGAGCGAGTTTGATATTTATTTGACACGATATAAAGACACGCTGATTTCTCTAGGAGATAGAACTAGGTTGGCAAGAACTTTAAAAGCGGACGTATTTCTATCTTTGCATTGCAATGCGTCTATGGTCATGTCTAAAGGAATGGAAGTTTATGTACATCATTCGGATAAGCCACTTACTAAAAGTTCAATTGGGTTGGGTTTGTCTGTCCTAAATGAAAGTACTGAAAAATTGGGCTTTAAAAAACGTGGTGTTAAGTTTGCCAATTTTCAGGTATTGAGAGAAACGGTTGCTTTTTGCCCATCAATACTTATTGAAACAGGGTTTTTAACTAATAATGATGAAGCAGATTATTTTCAAGAAACTAAAAATATTAGGGCAATGGCATTGTCCATTTTGATAGGAATGTATAATTATTTAAATATATAG
- a CDS encoding ThiF family adenylyltransferase, with protein sequence MEQDYTEPSSEELKVDDLKNDHSKQIVSSISAFDNTIKLLGVSNANGQQELLHLNILPDIPNNPINDIQQEENLVVITSVNNRNLPKVYALRKDFPLGLPHTNITKDERPVSLCLFEESFEELKHNWSGSFFLQSIKNWLELTAIDALHREDQHLEPFIIGKGGMIMGNNTHKFFDKLSGNFYKSTDNPVKKGFHKVFVSITPIENGVVHQRVDNLFDLVELFNSKGISFKNFLKPKILELGEFGLTLNKAQDFWEAILFINVQIPIVRDRDQSEPSFISFKVDCTLGEILNLYGFTILGTKNIHQTGENFSEKKLRAIKVEILNPIPDLDVEWARKYSGIENSSCIDSKISLIGLGALGSQFFMNLARNGFGCWNLIDKDVLLPHNFIRHASTNIQEHTSLNKAEVLSKQANELLSDNEFSKAFPSDISSLDKTILEQSDIIVDMSTSIGAERYLANEIEGPRKLSSFLNPSGTDLVMLTEDKKGDFPLDILEIQYYKELMQSSDLVGHLEFEQTNKIRYARGCRDITSKIPQENLSIFSGIASKNFKKKLLSSTADIEIWRLDEFHSVKHFNFAIDKWHRVAISDWTVLINEISLLNIISKHRNNKLPNETGGILIGTVDTYYKKIYVTHTILSPKDSIERPTLFIRGIDGVSDELKRISQITNQNLKYLGEWHSHPRRCSLNMSGDDKIQFAELIREAELIGQPALMLILGDDGEFQIYLNNLKI encoded by the coding sequence ATGGAGCAAGATTACACCGAACCTTCAAGTGAAGAATTAAAAGTCGATGATTTAAAAAACGACCATTCAAAGCAAATTGTATCATCAATTTCTGCTTTTGATAATACTATTAAATTATTAGGAGTATCAAATGCGAATGGACAACAAGAATTATTACATTTAAATATTCTTCCTGATATTCCTAATAACCCCATAAACGATATACAACAGGAAGAAAATTTAGTAGTAATTACTTCAGTAAATAACCGGAATCTACCCAAAGTTTATGCTTTAAGAAAAGATTTTCCCTTAGGCTTACCTCATACCAATATTACAAAAGATGAACGACCAGTTAGTCTTTGTCTTTTTGAAGAATCTTTTGAAGAGTTAAAGCATAATTGGTCTGGCTCATTTTTTTTACAATCAATAAAAAATTGGTTAGAGCTAACTGCAATCGATGCATTGCATCGAGAAGACCAGCATTTAGAACCATTTATTATAGGTAAGGGAGGTATGATTATGGGTAATAATACTCATAAGTTTTTTGATAAGTTATCTGGTAATTTTTACAAGAGTACTGATAATCCAGTAAAAAAAGGTTTTCATAAAGTTTTTGTTTCTATTACTCCTATAGAAAATGGAGTCGTACATCAAAGAGTAGATAATCTTTTTGATTTGGTTGAATTGTTTAATTCTAAAGGAATAAGTTTTAAGAATTTTCTAAAACCAAAAATATTAGAATTAGGTGAGTTCGGACTAACCTTAAATAAAGCCCAAGATTTTTGGGAAGCAATACTATTCATAAATGTCCAAATTCCTATTGTTAGAGATAGAGACCAAAGTGAACCGAGCTTTATTTCCTTTAAAGTAGATTGCACGTTAGGCGAAATATTAAATCTATACGGGTTTACTATTTTGGGAACTAAAAACATTCATCAGACCGGTGAAAATTTTTCTGAAAAAAAACTGAGAGCAATTAAAGTTGAAATACTTAACCCAATACCAGACCTAGATGTAGAGTGGGCTAGAAAATATAGTGGTATAGAGAATAGTAGCTGTATCGACAGTAAAATATCATTGATAGGTTTAGGAGCATTGGGGTCTCAATTTTTTATGAATTTAGCTAGGAATGGTTTTGGTTGTTGGAATTTAATTGACAAGGATGTTCTTCTTCCACATAACTTTATTAGACACGCATCAACCAATATTCAAGAACACACATCTCTAAATAAAGCAGAGGTCCTATCTAAGCAGGCGAATGAGCTTCTAAGTGATAATGAGTTTTCTAAAGCATTCCCTTCCGACATTTCTAGTTTAGACAAAACTATATTAGAACAATCAGATATAATAGTGGATATGTCAACATCTATTGGAGCTGAAAGGTATTTAGCAAATGAGATAGAAGGTCCCAGAAAATTATCTTCCTTTCTAAATCCAAGTGGTACTGATTTAGTAATGCTTACTGAAGATAAAAAAGGGGATTTTCCACTTGATATTTTAGAAATTCAATATTATAAAGAGTTAATGCAAAGCTCTGATTTGGTAGGTCACTTAGAATTTGAACAGACTAATAAAATACGTTACGCTAGAGGTTGCAGAGATATAACTTCAAAAATACCACAAGAAAATCTATCTATCTTTTCTGGTATTGCTTCAAAAAATTTCAAAAAGAAATTATTGAGTAGTACCGCTGATATTGAAATTTGGAGATTGGATGAATTTCATTCTGTAAAACACTTCAATTTCGCCATTGATAAGTGGCATAGAGTAGCGATAAGTGATTGGACAGTATTAATAAATGAAATTAGCCTGCTGAATATAATTTCAAAGCATAGGAACAATAAGCTACCTAATGAAACAGGTGGTATTTTAATTGGAACAGTTGACACTTATTACAAGAAAATATACGTTACTCACACTATTTTGTCCCCTAAGGATAGTATTGAAAGGCCTACTTTATTCATAAGAGGTATCGATGGTGTTTCTGATGAATTGAAAAGGATTAGTCAAATAACTAATCAGAATTTGAAATATTTAGGTGAATGGCATAGCCATCCCAGACGCTGTAGTTTAAATATGAGTGGAGATGATAAAATACAATTTGCTGAACTTATAAGAGAAGCCGAACTTATTGGACAGCCGGCATTGATGCTAATTCTGGGAGATGATGGAGAATTCCAGATATACCTTAACAACCTTAAAATTTAA
- a CDS encoding sigma-70 family RNA polymerase sigma factor produces the protein MLYETFKKFVYNVTYQHIGFVLQREEVSLTVTSEVFLKIWNSPLDWDFDKKKHDTQEDGFKAYLATIAHFKLMEELRRTKALREEEFNIIDDEDSDWKWALNEHEFDYLDKELVKKRNLVDECLLEFPERKRDIIRMYYLLYDDQKRMTKEKISLMEAIFETTWQNIRQIISRSKKKVEELLKGKL, from the coding sequence TTGCTATATGAAACCTTTAAAAAATTCGTTTACAATGTTACCTATCAACATATTGGATTCGTATTACAAAGAGAAGAAGTTTCTTTGACCGTGACTTCAGAAGTCTTTTTGAAAATATGGAACTCTCCATTAGATTGGGACTTCGATAAGAAAAAGCACGACACGCAAGAAGACGGGTTCAAGGCATATCTTGCTACTATAGCCCATTTCAAATTAATGGAAGAACTTAGGAGAACCAAAGCTCTCAGAGAAGAAGAATTTAACATAATTGATGATGAGGACAGTGATTGGAAATGGGCTTTGAATGAGCATGAGTTTGATTATCTAGATAAGGAACTGGTAAAAAAACGAAATTTAGTCGATGAGTGTTTATTGGAATTCCCTGAGCGAAAAAGAGATATAATACGAATGTACTATTTGCTGTATGACGATCAAAAACGAATGACAAAGGAAAAAATAAGTCTTATGGAGGCGATTTTTGAAACTACTTGGCAAAACATTCGTCAAATCATATCAAGGTCAAAAAAGAAGGTAGAGGAATTATTAAAAGGTAAGTTATAA
- a CDS encoding ImmA/IrrE family metallo-endopeptidase, with protein MQGKSEFISRSDVENLNDLASSIADYYFPNGQIDPIVIAEKNNISYSFGNYSDSFDGLLECENEDFHIFINLDRLKQAYSERARFTFGHELGHYFIDNHRNSLLKGLSPSHCSLTGFKSKNRAERQADYFSSCLLMPETGFRKYCHRKKFEFRIIEELSKKYGTSKSSTSLRFCAIGNHPIMVVYAYANEIKWYWSSNDFRFRWLKFGKDKLPEDTVAGEYFTLDRKVSGTEPIFAMDWFDIKFSKQADLPFKEHCLANGKHTLSIIWEE; from the coding sequence ATGCAAGGAAAAAGTGAGTTTATTTCCCGAAGTGATGTGGAGAATTTGAATGATTTGGCTAGTAGTATAGCCGATTACTACTTCCCAAATGGTCAAATCGACCCTATCGTAATCGCAGAAAAAAATAATATTTCATATAGCTTTGGAAATTATTCAGATTCCTTTGATGGCCTTCTAGAATGCGAAAATGAAGATTTTCACATTTTCATAAATTTAGACAGGCTAAAACAGGCATATTCTGAAAGAGCACGCTTTACATTTGGCCACGAGCTTGGTCATTATTTTATAGATAATCATAGAAACTCTTTATTAAAAGGCTTATCTCCCAGCCACTGTTCTCTGACTGGCTTCAAAAGCAAAAATAGAGCAGAAAGGCAGGCTGATTACTTTTCTTCTTGCCTGTTGATGCCCGAGACTGGATTTCGAAAATATTGCCACAGAAAGAAATTTGAATTTAGAATAATTGAAGAGCTTTCAAAAAAATATGGCACTAGTAAGTCTTCTACTTCACTTAGGTTTTGTGCAATAGGTAATCATCCTATTATGGTGGTGTACGCCTACGCTAATGAAATTAAATGGTATTGGTCATCCAATGATTTCAGGTTTCGTTGGCTTAAATTCGGAAAAGATAAATTACCTGAAGACACTGTCGCTGGTGAATATTTTACTCTTGATAGGAAAGTATCAGGAACCGAACCTATATTTGCAATGGATTGGTTTGATATTAAATTTTCGAAACAGGCAGACCTACCGTTCAAAGAGCATTGTCTCGCAAACGGGAAACACACCCTAAGCATTATATGGGAAGAGTAG
- a CDS encoding ATPase, protein MENPYKITEKGKEFVLGEIKDNTIYYDLIKTITYLDVKGKLLFGSHFKIYEEDFKIIYKLLIYIIRDKENCKKHDINLNKGILLTGPIGCGKTSLMGLIRHIVPKERQYQMHSARNISFEYQKDGHQIIENYTNTKPFCFDDLGIEQNLKHYGNDCNVIGEILLSRYDLWVSHKVITHATTNLNAQELEEWYGNRVRSRMRQLFNLVAFDKGSKDKRT, encoded by the coding sequence ATGGAGAACCCTTATAAAATAACGGAAAAAGGTAAAGAATTTGTCCTTGGAGAAATCAAGGACAACACAATTTACTATGATTTGATTAAAACCATAACGTATCTCGATGTCAAAGGAAAGTTATTATTTGGCTCACATTTTAAAATTTATGAAGAAGATTTTAAAATTATTTACAAGCTGTTGATTTATATTATCAGAGATAAAGAAAATTGTAAAAAGCACGATATAAATCTCAATAAAGGAATTCTGTTAACTGGACCAATTGGATGTGGTAAAACATCGTTGATGGGCTTGATTAGGCACATTGTCCCGAAAGAAAGGCAGTACCAAATGCACTCCGCTAGAAACATCTCATTTGAATATCAAAAAGACGGTCATCAAATTATCGAAAATTATACCAATACAAAACCTTTTTGCTTTGATGATTTGGGGATAGAACAAAATTTAAAACATTATGGGAATGATTGTAATGTGATAGGTGAAATTTTATTGAGTCGATATGATTTATGGGTTTCGCATAAAGTAATCACTCATGCTACGACCAACTTGAATGCCCAAGAATTGGAAGAATGGTATGGGAATCGCGTGCGTTCTCGAATGCGACAGTTGTTTAATTTGGTGGCGTTTGATAAGGGTAGTAAGGACAAAAGGACTTAA
- a CDS encoding helix-turn-helix domain-containing protein: MTATIITTEDLLDFKMQLLDEIKKLLENQSGPVVKKWLKSPEVRELLGISPGTLQNLRINGTLPYTKVGGVLYYDYAEINKVLEQNKIHNKF, translated from the coding sequence ATGACAGCAACAATTATTACTACAGAAGATCTTCTAGATTTCAAAATGCAATTACTAGATGAAATTAAAAAACTATTAGAAAACCAATCTGGACCAGTCGTTAAGAAATGGCTGAAATCTCCAGAAGTTAGAGAATTATTAGGTATTTCGCCTGGTACTTTACAGAACCTTAGAATTAATGGTACGTTACCCTATACCAAAGTCGGTGGAGTGCTGTATTATGACTATGCCGAAATCAACAAAGTATTGGAACAAAACAAAATTCATAATAAATTCTAG
- a CDS encoding RteC domain-containing protein codes for MKFEKLLQKFDARLSEIKNEQPQIINQANFSILACNAILSEMNRLVLKCGFKNESEEIRFFKKTKINPLSKLVYFSEIRSLEVKFPKVSVRCQKKHINTRIKRINRFYNSNIEFIQYVNERNTHLDELYYTRTNNNGINLGNNGSYFRSPEFCTSHDIVLAKLKGYDKLANYLQNRLFGIKNPKALSPLDVHKKSRLRWTSSKVALTELIYALHSSGAINSGAADIKEIASITERIFNVELGDFYRTFLEIRNRKTGRTKFLENLSNSLKKRMDDIDE; via the coding sequence ATGAAATTCGAAAAACTACTCCAAAAATTTGATGCCCGATTATCAGAAATCAAAAATGAACAACCGCAGATTATAAATCAAGCTAACTTTTCAATACTTGCTTGTAACGCTATTCTTTCAGAAATGAACCGTTTGGTTCTAAAATGCGGTTTTAAAAACGAAAGCGAAGAAATTCGTTTTTTCAAAAAAACCAAGATAAATCCATTGAGCAAACTGGTTTATTTTAGTGAAATTCGTTCATTAGAAGTGAAATTCCCAAAGGTATCGGTCAGGTGTCAAAAAAAACATATCAACACAAGAATCAAGAGAATCAATCGGTTTTATAACAGTAATATTGAATTTATTCAATATGTAAATGAAAGAAATACCCATTTGGATGAACTGTATTATACAAGAACAAACAACAACGGCATTAACCTAGGTAATAATGGTTCATATTTTCGTTCCCCTGAATTCTGCACCTCCCATGATATTGTTTTGGCAAAGCTAAAAGGTTATGATAAATTGGCGAACTATCTCCAAAATAGACTTTTTGGTATCAAGAACCCGAAAGCCTTATCGCCACTTGACGTACATAAAAAATCAAGATTACGATGGACTTCCTCAAAGGTTGCATTGACAGAATTAATTTATGCATTACATAGCAGTGGAGCAATCAATAGTGGAGCGGCTGACATTAAAGAAATAGCTTCCATCACAGAAAGAATCTTCAATGTTGAATTGGGTGATTTTTACAGAACTTTTTTAGAAATCAGAAACCGTAAAACGGGCAGGACGAAGTTTTTAGAAAATTTAAGCAATTCATTAAAAAAACGCATGGATGATATTGATGAATAA